Proteins co-encoded in one Methanobrevibacter millerae genomic window:
- a CDS encoding Ig-like domain-containing protein — protein MRKIILISIILCTLLSISCVNAIEDINATSDNNSPDEECILTTPIDENESEVLGYGTYNGLNNEPAWTINNYEIKINKINSADNVEIFLNFSGITHVTEFTLDDFPAYIVENEETIGKVPLSTVSNKNYPTTIGAPYSFNATFNYALKNYDTELKVKLCSLDSNTLIFHENEFISLSKLTDNSIVIINENGEIITSNSSWTNSIDSLENAIKLANNNSTIYLNDLTLYSDKIKNTIEITKNITIIGKNARINGLDNDYLINITSNVNFKNIIFENTYDYIINVENECILDNCTFTDTYGKAINNNGKLKIINSKFSEIKKFQTLSKWKTLDNNVTSLIYNQNELEIINTTFNDIILPKKIKIIKDKIATQISSPSVIYNANNASINITNSIFDKIDAKLMINDGKIFINDCNFTEINVQTPNLEIIPDKETILQTSRVYSYKLRWDDEVTTGPIYSSNLISINNSNFTNISLKANRFRSYTEGYAKFDYFVNNKDYTIYLRKVKTNNEFEGGIIYNTGKLVLTQTNIENAVATSAGAIYNTGNATIDGLNTNNIQAFWGTGGAIITKGEMNIKNSYFNNSILDITHTQLAGGTIYNNGELIIENTIINKTHASNMRGGAIFNEGELNISHSAIIGSSAYDKGGAIFNDGTLNVNSTLFEECSGSYGVIDNKENRNATIYNSSFINCKIGLDQSYPARYVGIILNEGNMLFERNIIDFKNYKADSGSGTWGIHNNGKIKIYHNLFINTNTTTIVDRWGDESKNIVIFIINEGGETDVAYNYFDTNEDPYNHFSTAPVGHYFVFDVEQEYYPLQIGEKINITTTLKLDNGKYYENYELLPNMTVEFTITGNNEKQIIYAPLVNGKASIEFNKTEAKGSYDVTARIGYCIKEVEIDIGKNYSQMDVKAEEITYPENATFYMTVTGNLTHQPTGKISVIVDGTKYTTNIKNTKAQLTIPGLIPNTYDLIIRYEGDEDYFKSFYHHNYTVHKQPTSMNISIDEINYGEIGIVKVTLSPEKVSTQAYLYIIDENNQTTRKTVYVRNGTELKLKNFAAGEYNITIETWENRYYESANATAVFKVNKYLTNLTINATDINAGEIQKLIITLLPKGEVAGEANLTINNYTQIIFLKNGENTITIKNLSGGIYNVTVTFPGDKKYAAFTATTTFTVIKLQSNITAKIENNILYINATPNTTGLVLIYINDDIYEVNLTNSQIILPINFTKAENNIFIYYQGDGYYNYSMTNLTYECEELLNLTGYDSLFYNTENATIYITLTDEEGYGIANKTITIAVNNETYTRITGNDGSVELELDLPVGSYEITAQYRNKTTKNNIKVIEDAFILGNDTKAYENVDFTYTLILVDHNETPIINAEITFNFENRTFTNKTDNSGKITLNFNLKEGNYTITSSYKTVNHTNQIIIVDDSHLMGNDVKAYSGTNFTYKTKLTDHNNNPIENAEITYTIGNETFTNTTNDKGESTLTFNLETGNYTIIAKYKNRTIENTFEIIEDYILRGNDVKAFSETNFTYRVNLTDHNGKTIQNAEITFNINGENYTNTTNNNGQAVLNLNLKGGNYIITVNYRNTSTTNNIEIVEDFLLIGNDVKAYAEYNFTYRVNLTDHNGNFVKGAEIIFSIENKTFTNKTNANGQAILTLSLKEGNYTITAAYKNTTTTNNLEIIEDHQITGQNIKAYENTDFTYTITLTRTDGTPLINKTITFIINNRRYTNTTNEEGKASRTLNLPANNYTITAIYKNTQITNNLTIISEDYVLQANNIRAYSQRDFQYKVNLTDHNGNPVKNAEITFKMDNLTYSNKTNDNGQAILNLNLEKGNYTINARYNDAKITNHFEIIETYTLKGINVKSYENFDFRYTVKLTDHNNKTISNQEIVFTIENKTYTNKTDSNGQATLTLNLKEGNYTISAKYQDITTTNQLNIIKYDLERIESDDLTMYYKDGSKFTARLMKDNTALINKTVQFIINGNTYSRTTDNEGNARIAINLNSGTHNITSKYKNITKTNTITIKSTINGSDIVKMHKNDTQYYATFYNTKGEPLKNIDIQFNINGVLYTRTTNEQGIAKMNINLNPGKYIITAINPNSTEQHTNTITVISKIQENNDLTKYYKNNSQYVAKIIKTDGTTAKAGEKVTFNINGVFYERYTNETGHVKMNINLNPGEYIITADYEGCQASNKITVLPTLTAKDLTKKYGTKEPFEVKLVNGQGKAYTNEKITFNINGVFYERTTNDEGIAKLNINLMPGKYIITSTHNGLNIANTVTVKE, from the coding sequence ATGAGAAAAATAATTCTAATTTCAATAATATTATGTACATTGCTATCCATAAGTTGCGTAAATGCAATTGAAGATATTAATGCTACATCAGATAATAATAGCCCAGATGAAGAATGTATTTTAACAACCCCTATAGATGAAAATGAAAGCGAAGTGCTAGGATATGGGACTTATAACGGTCTTAATAATGAACCTGCATGGACAATAAACAATTATGAAATAAAAATTAATAAAATCAATTCGGCAGATAATGTTGAAATTTTTCTTAATTTTTCGGGAATTACACATGTGACTGAATTTACTTTAGACGATTTTCCAGCATATATTGTGGAAAACGAAGAAACAATTGGAAAAGTACCTCTTTCAACAGTATCAAATAAAAATTATCCAACAACCATTGGCGCACCTTACTCATTTAATGCGACATTTAATTATGCTTTAAAAAATTATGATACTGAATTAAAGGTAAAATTATGTAGTTTAGATTCAAATACTCTTATTTTCCATGAAAACGAATTTATTTCACTTAGCAAATTAACTGATAATTCTATTGTGATTATAAATGAAAATGGCGAAATCATAACTTCCAATTCAAGTTGGACAAATTCAATTGATTCACTGGAAAATGCAATAAAACTTGCTAATAATAACAGTACAATATACTTAAATGATTTGACACTATATTCGGATAAAATAAAGAATACAATTGAAATAACAAAAAATATCACCATAATAGGAAAAAACGCAAGAATTAACGGGTTAGACAATGATTATCTTATTAATATAACATCAAATGTCAACTTTAAAAACATAATTTTTGAAAACACATATGACTATATAATAAATGTTGAAAATGAATGTATTTTAGATAATTGTACTTTCACAGACACTTATGGAAAAGCAATTAACAATAACGGCAAATTGAAAATAATAAATTCAAAATTCAGTGAAATTAAAAAATTTCAAACATTATCAAAATGGAAAACACTTGATAACAATGTAACTTCTTTAATTTATAATCAAAATGAATTAGAAATCATTAATACGACTTTTAATGATATTATTTTACCTAAAAAAATAAAAATCATTAAAGATAAAATTGCCACACAAATTAGTAGCCCATCAGTAATATATAATGCCAATAATGCTTCAATAAACATCACAAACTCCATATTTGATAAAATTGACGCTAAATTAATGATTAATGACGGAAAAATATTTATAAATGATTGTAATTTCACAGAAATAAATGTGCAAACCCCAAATCTCGAGATAATACCTGATAAAGAGACCATTTTACAAACTTCAAGAGTCTATTCATATAAATTAAGATGGGACGATGAAGTGACAACAGGCCCGATTTATTCAAGCAACTTAATAAGCATTAATAATTCTAATTTTACAAATATTTCCCTGAAAGCTAACCGTTTTAGATCTTATACTGAAGGCTATGCTAAATTCGATTATTTTGTTAACAATAAAGATTATACAATTTATCTTAGGAAAGTCAAAACAAACAATGAGTTTGAAGGCGGAATAATCTACAATACTGGAAAATTAGTGTTAACACAAACCAATATTGAAAATGCGGTAGCAACATCGGCCGGAGCGATATATAATACAGGAAATGCGACTATTGACGGATTAAATACTAATAATATACAGGCATTTTGGGGAACCGGCGGAGCAATAATAACAAAAGGAGAAATGAATATTAAAAATTCATATTTTAACAATAGTATTTTAGATATTACCCATACACAACTCGCCGGAGGTACAATTTATAATAATGGTGAATTAATAATAGAAAACACCATTATAAATAAAACTCATGCATCAAACATGAGAGGCGGAGCAATATTCAATGAAGGAGAATTAAATATTAGTCATTCTGCTATAATCGGAAGTAGTGCATATGATAAAGGGGGAGCAATATTCAATGACGGAACATTGAATGTTAATTCAACACTTTTTGAAGAATGTTCCGGTTCATATGGAGTTATCGACAATAAAGAAAATAGAAATGCTACGATATATAATTCATCTTTTATAAATTGTAAAATTGGATTAGATCAAAGTTATCCTGCAAGATATGTGGGAATAATTCTAAACGAAGGAAATATGCTATTTGAAAGAAATATTATTGACTTTAAAAATTATAAAGCAGATAGCGGTTCAGGAACATGGGGTATCCACAATAATGGAAAAATAAAAATATACCACAATCTATTCATAAACACTAACACGACAACAATAGTTGATAGATGGGGAGATGAATCAAAAAACATTGTCATATTCATAATTAATGAAGGTGGAGAAACAGATGTTGCTTATAACTACTTTGACACGAATGAGGACCCATATAATCATTTCTCAACAGCCCCTGTTGGCCATTATTTTGTTTTTGATGTAGAACAGGAATACTACCCACTTCAAATCGGAGAAAAAATAAATATCACAACAACATTGAAACTGGACAATGGAAAATACTATGAAAACTACGAATTACTCCCAAACATGACCGTCGAATTCACAATAACTGGAAACAATGAAAAACAAATAATCTATGCCCCATTGGTAAATGGAAAAGCAAGCATAGAATTCAATAAAACAGAAGCCAAAGGATCATACGATGTAACAGCAAGAATAGGATACTGCATCAAAGAAGTTGAAATAGACATCGGCAAAAACTACTCACAAATGGACGTGAAAGCAGAAGAAATCACATATCCAGAAAATGCAACATTCTACATGACCGTTACAGGAAACTTAACGCATCAACCAACAGGAAAAATCTCAGTAATAGTGGATGGAACAAAATACACAACAAATATTAAAAATACAAAAGCTCAACTAACAATTCCTGGATTAATTCCAAATACATATGACTTAATAATCCGTTACGAAGGGGATGAAGACTATTTCAAGTCATTTTACCACCATAACTACACTGTCCACAAACAGCCAACAAGCATGAACATATCAATAGATGAAATTAACTATGGCGAAATAGGAATAGTGAAAGTTACATTATCACCGGAAAAAGTCTCAACACAAGCATATCTTTATATCATTGATGAAAACAACCAAACAACAAGAAAAACAGTCTATGTAAGAAACGGGACAGAACTGAAACTTAAAAACTTCGCAGCCGGAGAATACAACATAACAATAGAGACCTGGGAAAACAGATACTATGAATCAGCTAATGCTACAGCAGTATTTAAAGTAAACAAATACCTGACAAATCTCACAATTAATGCAACTGACATTAATGCCGGCGAAATACAAAAATTAATAATTACCTTGCTGCCGAAAGGAGAGGTAGCTGGAGAAGCTAACCTCACGATAAACAATTACACGCAAATAATTTTCCTTAAAAACGGAGAAAATACAATAACAATAAAAAATCTCAGTGGAGGAATATACAACGTGACAGTGACATTTCCTGGAGATAAAAAATATGCAGCATTCACTGCAACAACAACATTCACTGTAATAAAACTTCAAAGTAACATTACTGCAAAAATAGAAAACAACATACTATACATTAATGCAACCCCAAACACAACCGGACTGGTGTTAATATACATTAATGATGACATTTATGAAGTTAATTTGACAAACAGCCAAATAATATTGCCAATTAACTTCACAAAAGCGGAAAACAATATATTCATTTATTATCAAGGAGATGGATACTACAATTACTCAATGACAAATTTAACATACGAATGTGAAGAATTATTGAATTTAACTGGATATGATTCATTATTCTACAATACAGAGAATGCAACAATATATATTACATTAACGGATGAGGAAGGATATGGAATAGCAAACAAAACAATCACAATAGCGGTTAATAATGAAACATACACCAGAATAACCGGAAATGATGGAAGTGTAGAATTAGAACTAGACTTACCGGTGGGAAGCTATGAAATAACCGCACAATACAGAAACAAAACAACAAAAAATAACATTAAAGTTATAGAAGATGCATTTATCCTAGGAAACGATACAAAAGCCTATGAAAATGTTGATTTCACATATACATTAATATTGGTCGACCACAATGAAACACCAATCATTAACGCTGAAATCACATTCAACTTTGAAAACAGGACATTCACCAATAAAACAGACAACAGCGGAAAAATAACACTGAACTTTAACCTGAAAGAAGGAAACTACACCATAACAAGCTCATACAAAACAGTCAACCACACAAACCAGATAATAATCGTTGACGACTCACATCTAATGGGAAATGACGTTAAAGCCTATTCAGGAACCAATTTTACATATAAAACAAAATTAACTGACCACAACAACAATCCAATAGAAAACGCCGAAATAACTTACACTATTGGAAATGAAACATTTACTAATACGACAAACGATAAAGGAGAATCAACACTAACATTTAACTTAGAAACTGGAAACTACACTATAATAGCTAAATATAAAAATAGAACTATTGAAAATACCTTTGAAATAATCGAAGACTATATTTTAAGAGGAAATGATGTTAAAGCGTTTTCAGAAACTAACTTTACTTACAGAGTTAACTTAACAGACCACAACGGGAAAACAATCCAAAACGCAGAAATCACATTCAATATCAATGGAGAAAACTACACGAATACGACCAATAATAACGGCCAAGCTGTGTTAAACCTCAATTTAAAAGGTGGAAACTATATAATAACCGTTAATTACAGAAACACATCAACCACAAATAACATTGAGATTGTTGAAGACTTCTTATTAATTGGTAATGATGTTAAAGCTTATGCGGAATATAATTTCACATACAGAGTTAATTTAACCGACCATAACGGAAATTTCGTGAAAGGTGCAGAAATCATATTTTCAATTGAAAATAAAACATTTACAAATAAAACAAATGCTAATGGTCAAGCAATATTAACTTTAAGCCTCAAGGAAGGAAATTACACAATAACTGCGGCTTATAAAAATACAACGACCACAAACAATCTGGAAATCATTGAAGACCACCAGATAACTGGTCAAAACATCAAAGCATACGAAAACACAGATTTCACATACACCATAACACTTACAAGAACGGATGGTACACCGCTAATAAACAAAACAATAACCTTCATAATAAACAACAGAAGATACACTAACACAACGAATGAAGAAGGAAAAGCTTCAAGAACGCTTAATTTACCTGCAAACAACTACACAATAACTGCAATATACAAAAACACCCAAATAACAAATAATCTAACGATAATAAGTGAAGATTATGTCCTTCAGGCAAATAATATACGAGCTTACAGTCAAAGAGATTTCCAATACAAAGTAAACCTAACCGACCACAACGGAAATCCAGTTAAAAATGCTGAAATAACATTTAAAATGGATAACTTAACCTATTCAAACAAGACAAATGATAACGGTCAAGCAATATTAAACTTAAACCTTGAAAAAGGAAACTACACAATAAACGCCAGGTATAATGATGCGAAAATAACAAATCACTTTGAAATCATTGAAACCTACACATTAAAAGGAATCAATGTGAAATCCTACGAAAACTTTGACTTCAGATACACTGTAAAATTAACAGACCACAACAATAAAACAATATCCAACCAAGAAATAGTATTTACAATTGAAAATAAAACCTATACAAACAAAACTGATTCAAATGGTCAGGCCACATTAACATTGAACCTTAAAGAAGGAAACTATACAATTTCAGCCAAATATCAGGACATTACAACAACTAATCAGTTAAATATCATAAAATATGATTTGGAAAGAATAGAAAGTGACGATTTAACAATGTATTACAAAGACGGATCCAAATTCACAGCAAGACTCATGAAAGATAACACGGCATTAATTAACAAAACAGTGCAATTCATAATTAATGGAAACACTTACAGCAGAACAACAGATAATGAAGGTAATGCAAGAATCGCAATAAACCTCAACAGCGGAACACACAATATCACAAGCAAATACAAGAACATTACAAAAACAAACACAATAACAATCAAATCAACAATAAACGGTTCAGACATTGTAAAAATGCATAAAAACGACACACAATACTATGCAACATTCTACAACACCAAAGGAGAACCACTCAAAAACATAGACATACAATTCAACATAAACGGAGTATTATACACAAGAACAACCAACGAACAGGGAATAGCTAAAATGAACATCAACCTAAACCCAGGAAAATACATAATAACCGCAATAAACCCTAACAGCACAGAACAACACACAAACACAATTACAGTAATCTCAAAAATACAGGAAAACAATGATTTAACCAAATACTACAAAAACAACTCACAATATGTGGCTAAAATCATAAAAACCGACGGAACAACAGCAAAAGCAGGTGAAAAAGTAACGTTCAACATCAACGGAGTATTTTATGAAAGATACACCAACGAAACAGGCCATGTTAAAATGAACATCAACCTAAACCCGGGAGAATACATTATTACTGCAGACTACGAAGGATGTCAAGCATCAAATAAAATAACCGTACTCCCAACGTTAACGGCTAAGGATTTAACCAAAAAATACGGAACGAAAGAACCTTTCGAAGTAAAACTGGTTAACGGACAAGGAAAAGCATACACAAACGAAAAAATAACATTCAACATCAACGGAGTATTCTACGAAAGAACAACCAACGATGAGGGAATAGCTAAACTAAACATAAACCTAATGCCCGGCAAATACATAATAACCTCCACACACAACGGGCTAAACATAGCAAACACAGTCACAGTCAAAGAATAA